The genomic DNA CCGTACTCGACCGGCCAGGTCACGCCGACGTAGCCCGCGTCGTAGAGGTCCTGGTGCCAGCGGCGGACGCCCTCGAACATCGCGTCCTCTTCGTCGAACTCGTGCGCGTCCGCGTCGCGCCACCACGCGGGAACGTGCTCCCGGATCCACGCCCGCGCCTTCTCCCGGTACGCCTGCTCTGCATCGCTGAAGGTGAAGTCCATGGCGCCAGTCTACACGAGCCCGGTCACATCGAGCGCAAGTACCCCGATCCGCCGAGCCGGGCGATCGCGCGCTCGATCCGCGCGGTGCGGGTGCGCAGGTAGGCCGACGGGCGGTCGGCGTGCAGGAGGCGCGGCGCGGGAAGCACCGCGGCGAGCCGCGCCGCCTCTTCGCGGTCGAGGGCTCGCGCGGGCTTGCCGAAGTACCGCGCGCTGGCCGCGCCCGCACCAAACACACCGGGGCCGAACTCGGCGACGTTCAGATACACCTCGAGGATGCGCCGCTTGGGCCAGAGCGACTCGAGCAGCACCGTGAAGTACGCCTCGATCCCCTTCCGAGCGAAGCTCCGGCCCGGCCAGAGGAACAGGTTCTTGGCCACCTGCTGCGTGATCGTGCTCGCGCCGCGCATCGGCTCGCCATCCGCGGAATCCTCGAGCGCGTCGGCGATCTCTGCGAAGTCGAAGCCTGCGTGCTTCGGGAACCGCTGGTCCTCCGACGCCACGACGGCGATCGCGAGCTCCGGCGAGATCTGCTCGTAGTCGACCCAGCGATAGTCGGTGCGGTAGCCGCGCTCGCCGCGCGCCGCCGCCGCGATCCGAGACTCGATCATGAACGCGCTCGTCCACGGATCGACCCAGCGCATCAGCGCGACCGCGGCGACCGACACGGCGACGAAGACCGCGAGCGCCCGCGCAGACAGGACGAGCCCGCGCCGCGCGAGCGGGGCGAGGCTCCGCGCCTTTCGCGACACGCGCCGGTTCCCGCGCGATCTCCGCCTGTTCCTCGACTTCGAGCGCAAAGGACCGGCGATCGTATCGGAGATCCCCGTTCGCTCCAGTGCCCTCGGTTCGCGCGGTCCGCTGCGTCGGGGGTCGGAGGAAAGGCGCGGGCCGTGCGTCAGTCGCTCCGACCGAAGCCGATCCGCCGCTTCGGGCTCGCCTCCGCGATCATCAGCTGCCGGATCGCGGTGAACACGGTGCCGAACTGCGCATCGTACTTGCGCTCCAGGACGTCGAGCTTTCGAGCGAGCTGCTCGTGGCTGGCGAGCAGTCTTCGCAGCCGGACGAAGGCGCGCATGATCTCCACGTTCACGCGCACGGCGCGTCGACTGCGAAGCACGCTGGAGAGCATCGCGACCCCCTCTTCGGTGAACGCATAGGGCCGGTGTCGTCGACCGCCGCTTCCGTTTGAGATCACAAACTGTGATCTCAAACGAGTGAACTCGGCCGTCGAGAGCTGGAACATGAAATCCGCGGGGAAACGTGCCGGATTGCGCTTCACCGCCTGGATCAGCACGCGCGTCTCCACCGCGTAGAGAGAGGCGAGATCCTCGTCGATGATCACGCGATGGCCACGGATCCAGAAGATCGCCTCCGCGATCCTCCGGCTCGGGACGACGCTGCGCTTCTCTGCCACGGGTCACTCCCCGCGGGACCGAAGCGAATCGATACCGCAGAGATCACCCGCGGAAAAGACGGTGAACCGCGAGTCACATCGGAGACCGCCGCGCAGCCTACCGACCGGTGAACTTCGCCTTCTTCTTGCCGAGGAACGCGGCGGTTCCCGCGCGGAAGTCCTCGCTGCGGCCGGTGTACATCATGGCCTCGGCTTCCAGGTCGAGCACGTCGCGCAGGTTGCCGTGCTCGGCCAGGTTCAGGTGGCGCTTCATGTAGCGGTACGAGAGCGGAGGGCCTTCGGCCAGGCGATCGGCGAGCACGTCGACCTCCTTGCGGAAGACGTCCGGCGCGAACACGCGGTAGAGCAGACCGATGCGCAGCGCCTCGGCCGCGTCGAAGCGATCGCCGAGCAGGTACAGCTCGCGCGCCTTCGCGGCGCCCAGAAGCTTGGTCGCGAAGTACGAGCCGCCGAAGTCGCCCGAGAAGCCGATGCGCGCGAACGCGGTCGTGAACACCGCCCCGTCGACGGCGACGCGCAGATCGCACGCCATCGACATCGAGAGCGACGCGCCCGCCGCAGCGCCGTTGATCGCGGCGATGGTCGGCTTGGGCATCGTGTGCAGCAGGAACGACGACTCCTGCATGCGCTTCAACCCGTCGAACGATTCCTCGAGCGTCTGCCGCCCGCTCGCGTGCCGCTCGGCCGGGCCCGGCGCGCCCGGCGGCGCCAGGTCCGCGCCCGCCGAGAACGCGCGCTCCCCCGCGCCGGTGAGCACCACCACGCGCACCGACGAGTCGTCGGCGACCTCGCGAAGCTTCTCGGCGAGAAGCGCGAGCAGCTCGCCGGTGAGCGAGTTCATTCGATCGGGCCGATTCATGGTGACGGTGGCGACGCCGTTGACTCTGCGCTCGACGAGGATGGGCTGGGTCATGTCGCGATCCTACACCGCGCCTAGTCGCGCTGCGCGTTCCGCCGCGCGCTGCGGAGCGCGCCGATCGCGGCCTCCCACGCGCCCTCCCGGCAGAGCCCGCGCATGGACGCGTCCTCGTACTCCGTGAGCAGAGCCTCGAAGCGCACGAAGAGCTCACGCTCCTCGAAGCGGACGTGCCGCTCGAGAAGCGCCGCGAACTCGGCCAGCACCGGCGCGCTCGCCGCGTCACGGACCAGCTCGCGAAGCCGCGCGTGATCCGCGCGCGTGCGCTCCACAAGCCGGGTCTCGCCCGACTCCTCGAGCCGCGGCAACATCCAGCGCTCCTCGGTCGCGAAGTGCGGCTCGAGCTCGGCGGCAAACGCCCGGACCACGTCCCGCCACTGCGCGTCGAGCGCGCCCGCGTCGTCACCGCCGCGCTCCGCCGCTCGCCGCGTGCGGCGCGCGAGCACGAGCGCCGTGTGGTGATCCTCCGAGAGCGGCCGCAGGTCCGGGTGCCGCTTCACTTCGCGCTCCCGGCCCCGCCGACCTCGTAGCGCCCGATCTCCGCCCCGCCTGTCTCGGTACACCCGAACTCGGCGCGAATCAGGAATGGAGTCATGCAGCCCGCACTATACCGCCGTCGGGCAACCTCTATCCGGGCTTTGCCAGGAATCCTGCCAGCTGCTGCAGCAGCGCTTCGCGGCGGATCGGCTTGCTCGCGTAGTCGTCGCAGCCGATCGCGAGGCAGCGCTCGCGGTCGCCGGACATCGCATGTGCGGTGAGCGCGAGGATGGCGCCGCGGTATCCGGCGCTGCGAAGGCGCTTCACGGCGGCGTAGCCGTCGAGCACGGGCATCTGCATGTCCATCAGGATCACGTCGTAGGAATCGCCGCAGGCGAGCGAGTGCAGCGCGAGCTCGCAGCCCGCGGCGCCGTCGGAGGCGAGCTCGACCTCGAGCCCGGCGCGGCGCAGGATCGCGCTGATCAGGCGCTGGTTGTCTGGCCCGTCCTCGACGAGCAGAACACGGCCGGAGAGCCGCGTCGTGGTCGGCGCGACGGGCGCGCGCTCGAGC from Deltaproteobacteria bacterium includes the following:
- the mtgA gene encoding monofunctional biosynthetic peptidoglycan transglycosylase → MSRKARSLAPLARRGLVLSARALAVFVAVSVAAVALMRWVDPWTSAFMIESRIAAAARGERGYRTDYRWVDYEQISPELAIAVVASEDQRFPKHAGFDFAEIADALEDSADGEPMRGASTITQQVAKNLFLWPGRSFARKGIEAYFTVLLESLWPKRRILEVYLNVAEFGPGVFGAGAASARYFGKPARALDREEAARLAAVLPAPRLLHADRPSAYLRTRTARIERAIARLGGSGYLRSM
- a CDS encoding ORF6N domain-containing protein; its protein translation is MAEKRSVVPSRRIAEAIFWIRGHRVIIDEDLASLYAVETRVLIQAVKRNPARFPADFMFQLSTAEFTRLRSQFVISNGSGGRRHRPYAFTEEGVAMLSSVLRSRRAVRVNVEIMRAFVRLRRLLASHEQLARKLDVLERKYDAQFGTVFTAIRQLMIAEASPKRRIGFGRSD
- a CDS encoding enoyl-CoA hydratase, with translation MTQPILVERRVNGVATVTMNRPDRMNSLTGELLALLAEKLREVADDSSVRVVVLTGAGERAFSAGADLAPPGAPGPAERHASGRQTLEESFDGLKRMQESSFLLHTMPKPTIAAINGAAAGASLSMSMACDLRVAVDGAVFTTAFARIGFSGDFGGSYFATKLLGAAKARELYLLGDRFDAAEALRIGLLYRVFAPDVFRKEVDVLADRLAEGPPLSYRYMKRHLNLAEHGNLRDVLDLEAEAMMYTGRSEDFRAGTAAFLGKKKAKFTGR
- a CDS encoding hemerythrin domain-containing protein encodes the protein MKRHPDLRPLSEDHHTALVLARRTRRAAERGGDDAGALDAQWRDVVRAFAAELEPHFATEERWMLPRLEESGETRLVERTRADHARLRELVRDAASAPVLAEFAALLERHVRFEERELFVRFEALLTEYEDASMRGLCREGAWEAAIGALRSARRNAQRD